A single genomic interval of Zobellia nedashkovskayae harbors:
- the polA gene encoding DNA polymerase I, with translation MPEQKRLFLLDAYALIFRGYYALIKNPRINSKGMDTSAIMGFMNSLFDVIKREKPDHLAVCFDKGGSAERTELFPEYKANRNETPDAIKIAVPYIQDILKAMHIPSVVLEGWEADDIIGTLAKQAEKEDYKVFMVTPDKDFGQLVSENIFMYRPARMGNGIEIWGIPEIQKRFGVERPEQVIDYLGMMGDASDNIPGLPGVGDKTAKKFIEQFGSMEGLLANTDKLKGKMKEKVEDNKELGLLSKKLATICIECDVTFNAEDYEMSVPDSEKVQVIFEELEFRRLKDQFIKIFSGEAEPQTQVTSTDTAKKEAVTSSSAGSGQFSLFGGDGASAATITDSSSRKTIKDISHVYQSVAPSMAMKLFVQNLMKQTSVCFDTETTSLNPLEAQLVGIAFSWEATKGYYIPFPEDKGEAQELIEILRPFFEAENIEKIGQNLKYDIKVLDKYAIKVKGMFFDTMLAHYLINPDMRHNMDVLSETYLNYTPISITELIGKKGKNQLNMRDVPLEKQTEYAVEDADVTYQLAEHFRPELAEAKTDVLFKDIEIPLLHVLADMELEGINLDEKFLNSLSEDLNNDIKNLEEKIYEAAGEEFNIASPKQLGEILFSKMKLVDKPKKTKTGQFSTAEDVLSYLAKDHEIIKNVLDYRGLAKLKSTYVDALPEQVEPTTGRVHTDYMQTVAATGRLSSNNPNLQNIPIRTERGRQVRKAFVPRDENYILLAADYSQIELRIIAALSEETTMIEAFKNGEDIHASTASKVFNVPIEEVTREQRSNAKTVNFGIIYGVSAFGLSNQTDLSRSEAKELIDTYYKTYPKLRSYMSDQVNFARDNGYVQTVLGRRRYLKDINGSNAIVRGAAERNAVNAPIQGSAADIIKIAMINIHKKLDEGNYKSKMLLQVHDELVFDIFKPELDELKGVIKSEMENAYKLSVPLDVEVGIGQDWLEAH, from the coding sequence ATGCCAGAACAAAAACGACTTTTCTTACTAGACGCTTACGCACTTATTTTTCGGGGTTACTATGCCCTTATAAAAAACCCAAGAATAAATTCTAAGGGTATGGACACTTCCGCTATTATGGGTTTTATGAATTCACTTTTTGATGTTATCAAACGTGAAAAACCTGACCACTTGGCTGTTTGCTTCGATAAAGGAGGAAGCGCCGAGCGAACAGAATTATTTCCGGAGTACAAGGCAAACCGAAATGAGACACCTGATGCCATAAAAATTGCCGTACCTTATATACAAGACATACTCAAGGCCATGCATATTCCATCTGTTGTTCTTGAAGGATGGGAAGCAGATGACATTATTGGCACCTTGGCAAAACAAGCTGAAAAAGAAGATTACAAAGTTTTCATGGTTACTCCTGATAAAGATTTTGGTCAGTTGGTTTCGGAAAACATATTCATGTATCGCCCAGCAAGAATGGGTAACGGTATAGAAATATGGGGAATTCCAGAAATACAAAAACGTTTTGGCGTGGAACGTCCCGAACAGGTAATTGATTACTTGGGAATGATGGGTGATGCGAGTGATAACATACCGGGATTACCGGGGGTTGGTGACAAAACCGCTAAGAAATTTATTGAACAATTTGGCTCTATGGAAGGCCTTTTAGCTAATACCGATAAGCTGAAAGGTAAAATGAAAGAAAAAGTTGAAGATAATAAGGAACTAGGTCTTCTTTCCAAAAAGCTTGCTACCATTTGTATCGAATGCGATGTTACCTTCAATGCAGAAGATTACGAAATGTCCGTTCCCGACAGCGAGAAAGTACAAGTCATTTTTGAAGAACTTGAATTTAGAAGGTTAAAAGATCAGTTCATAAAAATATTTTCGGGAGAAGCAGAACCCCAGACACAAGTAACTAGCACTGATACCGCAAAAAAAGAAGCAGTAACATCATCATCTGCCGGTAGCGGACAATTCTCTCTTTTCGGTGGCGATGGAGCAAGTGCTGCTACAATAACAGACAGCTCTAGTAGAAAAACGATTAAGGACATATCTCATGTTTACCAAAGTGTGGCTCCTAGCATGGCCATGAAACTATTTGTTCAAAATTTGATGAAACAGACTTCCGTTTGTTTTGATACGGAAACCACTTCGTTAAATCCGTTGGAGGCCCAACTTGTAGGTATTGCTTTTTCTTGGGAGGCCACAAAAGGATATTATATTCCATTTCCAGAAGACAAGGGAGAAGCCCAAGAACTTATAGAAATTTTACGCCCTTTCTTTGAGGCAGAAAACATTGAAAAAATAGGTCAAAACCTCAAATATGATATCAAGGTTTTAGATAAGTATGCTATTAAAGTAAAAGGAATGTTCTTTGATACTATGTTGGCGCATTACCTTATTAATCCTGATATGCGCCACAATATGGATGTACTTTCAGAAACATATTTGAACTACACCCCTATTTCAATAACCGAACTCATTGGAAAAAAAGGCAAGAACCAATTGAACATGCGCGATGTTCCCTTGGAAAAGCAAACAGAATACGCAGTAGAAGATGCCGATGTTACCTATCAATTGGCTGAACACTTCAGACCTGAGCTTGCGGAAGCAAAGACAGACGTGCTTTTTAAAGATATTGAAATACCATTGCTACACGTTTTGGCGGATATGGAACTAGAAGGCATCAATCTAGATGAGAAATTCTTGAATTCCCTTTCCGAAGACCTTAATAACGATATAAAAAATCTGGAAGAAAAAATCTATGAAGCAGCTGGTGAAGAGTTTAATATAGCATCACCAAAGCAACTAGGCGAAATTCTCTTCAGCAAAATGAAATTGGTAGATAAGCCTAAAAAAACCAAAACAGGTCAGTTTTCTACAGCCGAAGATGTACTTTCTTATCTAGCTAAGGACCATGAAATCATTAAAAATGTATTGGATTACCGAGGGCTAGCAAAGCTAAAAAGCACCTATGTAGATGCATTGCCAGAACAAGTAGAACCAACAACAGGAAGAGTACATACGGATTATATGCAAACTGTAGCCGCTACCGGCCGATTGAGCAGTAACAATCCAAACCTACAGAACATTCCGATTCGCACGGAAAGAGGTCGCCAAGTCCGAAAAGCCTTTGTACCTCGTGACGAAAATTATATTTTATTGGCAGCGGATTATTCCCAAATAGAATTACGGATTATTGCTGCATTAAGCGAAGAAACCACCATGATTGAAGCTTTCAAAAATGGCGAAGATATTCACGCTTCTACTGCTTCAAAAGTATTTAATGTGCCTATTGAAGAAGTTACCCGAGAGCAGCGTAGCAATGCCAAGACCGTTAACTTCGGAATCATTTATGGAGTTTCCGCCTTTGGATTGAGCAACCAAACCGACTTATCCCGTTCGGAAGCCAAAGAGCTTATTGACACCTATTACAAAACCTATCCAAAGCTTCGTAGCTACATGAGCGATCAAGTAAATTTTGCTCGAGATAATGGCTATGTACAAACCGTTTTAGGCCGAAGACGTTATTTAAAAGATATCAACGGAAGTAATGCCATAGTACGTGGAGCTGCAGAACGTAATGCGGTTAACGCACCTATACAGGGTAGTGCTGCGGATATTATAAAGATTGCGATGATTAACATCCATAAAAAACTTGATGAAGGCAACTACAAATCCAAAATGCTTTTACAGGTACATGATGAATTGGTATTCGATATTTTCAAACCGGAATTAGATGAGTTAAAAGGTGTCATAAAATCTGAAATGGAGAATGCTTACAAATTATCGGTGCCATTAGACGTAGAAGTTGGTATTGGGCAAGATTGGCTGGAGGCGCATTGA
- the pyrH gene encoding UMP kinase translates to MQYKRILLKLSGEALMGEKQYGIDSKRLAEYAEEIKDVAAKGIEVAIVIGGGNIFRGLTGAATGMDRVQGDHMGMLATVINGLALQSALEMQGVQTRLQSAIQINEVAEPFIRRRAMRHLEKGRVVIFGGGTGNPYFTTDSAAVLRAIEIEADVILKGTRVDGIYTSDPEKDKNATKFDTISFADVLLKGLKVMDTTAFTLSQENELPIVVFDMNKTGNLMKLIEGENIGTVVNI, encoded by the coding sequence ATGCAATATAAAAGAATTCTCTTAAAATTAAGCGGTGAAGCCTTAATGGGTGAAAAGCAATACGGAATAGACTCCAAACGCCTAGCGGAATATGCTGAAGAAATTAAAGATGTAGCAGCAAAAGGTATTGAAGTTGCCATAGTTATAGGCGGCGGAAATATTTTTAGAGGCCTCACAGGTGCCGCCACAGGTATGGATCGTGTTCAAGGAGACCATATGGGCATGCTTGCTACGGTTATAAATGGTCTTGCTCTGCAAAGTGCGCTTGAAATGCAAGGTGTGCAAACAAGATTACAATCTGCTATTCAAATTAATGAGGTAGCCGAACCTTTTATTAGAAGACGTGCCATGCGTCATTTAGAAAAAGGCCGAGTTGTTATTTTTGGAGGAGGAACAGGAAACCCTTATTTTACAACTGATTCTGCAGCCGTTTTACGCGCTATAGAAATTGAAGCCGATGTAATTCTTAAAGGTACTCGTGTAGATGGAATCTATACTTCAGACCCCGAAAAAGATAAGAACGCGACTAAATTTGATACTATCTCTTTTGCAGATGTACTTTTAAAGGGTCTAAAAGTAATGGACACCACTGCTTTTACCTTGAGCCAAGAGAACGAACTACCTATTGTAGTTTTTGACATGAACAAAACAGGTAACCTAATGAAGTTAATAGAAGGTGAAAATATTGGCACAGTCGTAAATATCTAA
- the frr gene encoding ribosome recycling factor yields MNEDIQFILDSSKESMDAAMRHLEKEFVKIRAGKASPAMLSSVMVEYYGSQTPLSQVANINTPDGRTISVQPWEKNMLHEIEKAIMNSNLGFNPMNNGDFVIINVPPLTEERRIQLTKQAKAEAEDAKVGIRSARQDANKEIRDLEDVSEDLQKNAEVDIQALTDKYIKKIDAFLVVKEAEIMKI; encoded by the coding sequence ATGAACGAAGATATACAGTTTATACTTGACTCCTCTAAGGAAAGCATGGATGCTGCAATGAGGCATTTAGAAAAGGAATTTGTTAAAATACGTGCTGGAAAAGCAAGCCCCGCAATGCTTTCTTCCGTTATGGTAGAATATTATGGATCACAGACGCCCTTATCTCAGGTAGCGAATATAAACACCCCTGATGGTCGTACTATTTCCGTACAACCTTGGGAGAAGAACATGTTACATGAGATTGAAAAGGCAATCATGAATTCTAACTTAGGTTTCAACCCTATGAACAATGGTGATTTCGTAATCATCAATGTACCACCACTGACCGAGGAAAGAAGAATTCAATTAACAAAACAAGCTAAAGCCGAAGCTGAAGATGCTAAAGTAGGTATCCGTAGTGCTCGCCAAGATGCCAATAAAGAAATTCGCGACCTTGAAGACGTTTCAGAAGATTTACAAAAAAATGCTGAAGTCGATATTCAAGCACTTACAGATAAATATATCAAGAAAATAGACGCATTCTTGGTTGTCAAAGAAGCAGAGATAATGAAAATCTAG
- the rplM gene encoding 50S ribosomal protein L13 — translation MDTLSYKTVSANKATVDKQWLLVDAEGETLGRMASKVAKMLRGKHKPNFTPHVDCGDNVIVINAEKINLTGNKWDDKTYLRYTGYPGGQRATSVKELLAKKPEQIVEKAVKGMLPKNRLGAELFRNLKVFVGTAHDHEAQKPQVINLKEFK, via the coding sequence GTGGATACATTAAGTTATAAGACCGTTTCTGCCAATAAAGCAACCGTTGATAAGCAATGGCTATTAGTTGATGCAGAAGGAGAGACTTTAGGCCGCATGGCTTCTAAAGTCGCCAAAATGCTTAGAGGAAAACATAAGCCAAATTTCACCCCTCATGTTGATTGTGGTGATAATGTGATTGTTATCAATGCTGAGAAAATCAATTTGACCGGAAACAAATGGGATGATAAAACCTATTTGCGTTACACAGGTTACCCTGGTGGCCAACGTGCGACTTCTGTGAAAGAGCTTTTGGCCAAGAAACCTGAGCAAATCGTAGAAAAAGCGGTTAAAGGAATGCTTCCAAAAAACAGACTAGGTGCTGAACTTTTCAGAAACCTTAAAGTTTTTGTTGGAACTGCTCATGATCACGAAGCACAAAAACCACAGGTTATCAATTTAAAAGAATTTAAGTAA
- the rpsB gene encoding 30S ribosomal protein S2, which yields MAKVEVKQLLEAGVHFGHLTRKWNPNMAPYIYMERNGIHVINLYKTVAKLDEANEALQKIAASGRKILFVATKKQAKDIVAEKVANVNMPYITERWPGGMLTNFVTIRKAVKKMATIDRMKKDGTFMTLSKKERLQVDRLRSKLEKNLGSISEMTRLPGALFIVDTMREHIAVKEAQKLNIPIFAMVDTNSDPRDVDYLIPSNDDASKSIDIIMTEVTNAIAEGLAERKSEKQSGKEGSDEPKAEKKEKAAAKPTPEAVDTKPAPVVAKTPEPTVNVEATKEAVAADSTPVDLTKVEGIGPKAAEALVNAGFDSYAKLAEGNPEKIKEILTEASSRMAHLDPTSWPKQAKMAADGNWDELKVWQDNTKGGVE from the coding sequence ATGGCGAAAGTCGAAGTAAAACAGTTATTAGAAGCAGGTGTACATTTTGGTCACCTTACACGAAAGTGGAACCCTAACATGGCGCCCTACATCTACATGGAGCGTAACGGTATTCACGTTATCAATCTTTACAAAACAGTTGCAAAATTAGACGAGGCTAATGAGGCCCTTCAGAAAATTGCCGCATCTGGAAGAAAAATTCTTTTCGTAGCTACAAAAAAACAAGCAAAAGATATCGTTGCTGAGAAAGTAGCAAACGTAAACATGCCTTACATCACAGAAAGATGGCCTGGTGGTATGTTGACCAATTTTGTTACTATCCGTAAGGCGGTAAAGAAAATGGCAACTATTGACCGTATGAAAAAAGACGGTACATTCATGACTTTGTCTAAAAAAGAACGTCTACAAGTTGATCGTCTTCGTTCTAAACTAGAAAAAAACTTAGGTTCTATTTCTGAAATGACACGTCTACCTGGCGCTTTGTTCATTGTTGATACTATGCGTGAGCACATTGCTGTTAAGGAAGCTCAGAAATTGAACATTCCTATTTTTGCAATGGTAGATACTAACTCTGACCCAAGAGATGTTGATTATTTGATTCCATCTAACGATGATGCTTCAAAATCAATCGATATTATCATGACAGAGGTAACCAATGCAATTGCAGAAGGTCTTGCTGAGCGTAAATCTGAAAAACAATCAGGCAAAGAAGGTTCTGATGAGCCTAAAGCTGAGAAAAAAGAAAAAGCTGCTGCTAAACCTACTCCAGAAGCAGTAGATACTAAACCTGCACCAGTTGTTGCTAAAACACCTGAACCTACAGTAAATGTTGAGGCTACAAAAGAAGCAGTAGCAGCAGATAGCACACCGGTTGACCTTACTAAAGTAGAAGGTATTGGCCCAAAAGCCGCTGAAGCATTGGTTAACGCTGGTTTTGATTCTTACGCTAAATTAGCTGAAGGCAATCCAGAAAAAATCAAAGAAATCCTTACTGAGGCAAGTTCTAGAATGGCACACCTTGATCCAACTTCATGGCCAAAGCAAGCTAAAATGGCTGCCGATGGTAATTGGGATGAACTTAAAGTATGGCAAGACAATACTAAAGGAGGTGTAGAGTAA
- the rpsI gene encoding 30S ribosomal protein S9 translates to MEIIHKIGRRKTAVARVYVSEGKGNITVNQRDLNDYFPTATLQYKVKQPFALTENEEAYDVSVNVYGGGITGQAEAIRLALSRVMCEIDEEHRLVLKPEGLLTRDPRMVERKKFGQKKARKKFQFSKR, encoded by the coding sequence ATGGAGATCATTCATAAAATCGGCAGAAGAAAGACAGCGGTTGCTCGTGTGTATGTTTCAGAAGGAAAAGGAAACATTACCGTAAACCAGAGAGATCTTAACGATTATTTCCCAACAGCGACTCTTCAGTACAAGGTTAAACAACCTTTTGCTCTTACCGAAAACGAAGAAGCTTACGATGTAAGTGTAAACGTATACGGTGGTGGTATTACTGGTCAAGCAGAAGCTATACGCTTAGCTCTTTCTAGAGTTATGTGTGAGATTGACGAGGAGCACAGACTAGTTCTTAAACCAGAAGGTTTATTAACTCGTGACCCTAGAATGGTAGAACGTAAGAAATTCGGTCAGAAGAAAGCCCGTAAGAAATTCCAGTTCTCTAAACGTTAA
- a CDS encoding M61 family metallopeptidase, which yields MRKLPLLAFAILIASCGATKTALTADKTPVLATLDLKNVVDDKVSVTVDPGAFTTDEVSFYIPKTVPGTYSTDNYGQYIEGFKAFDYDGKELAFSKTDDNTWKISNGTNLDKVTYFVNDTYDTEGEVKSKVFSPSGTNINAGKTFMLNLHGFVGYFNTLKEVPYQLSITRPADLIASTSLTTKKLETSVANVDVFTANRYFDVIDNPILYAKPNTETFEINGITVTLSVYSPTGIYSALSLKDRMEKMMGAQKTFLGDIDGTKIYNILLYLSTMEADDASGFGALEHHTSTVVVLPEAMPKERLEQAMVDVVSHEFFHIVTPLSVHSKEVQYFDFNDPKMSQHLWMYEGTTEYFANLFQIQQGLIDEAEFYQRMMDKVNNAKLYDDAMSFTEMSKNILEEPYKKNYANVYEKGALINMVLDIQLRELSNGEKGVLWLMKELTKKYGNNTPFEDDKLIDEIVSMTYPEIRGFFDTYVIGNTPINYNDYLSKVGLKADLVEQETGYFLNGEDPFIDVDQGDETIVFVRKGIELNSFFKDLGAVGGDVIKSINDEPVTLESIRPIIGKSFGWSPDTEIKMTVKRGDEEIELEGKVGSPTLNVETITSVENASAEAIKLREVWMKG from the coding sequence ATGAGAAAATTACCCTTACTTGCCTTTGCTATACTAATAGCTAGTTGTGGGGCAACAAAAACTGCTTTAACAGCTGATAAGACACCAGTATTGGCTACGTTGGATTTGAAAAATGTAGTAGATGATAAAGTTTCTGTAACAGTAGATCCTGGTGCTTTTACAACAGATGAAGTTTCATTTTACATACCTAAAACTGTACCTGGCACGTACAGTACCGATAACTATGGACAGTATATAGAGGGGTTTAAAGCTTTTGATTATGATGGAAAAGAACTAGCTTTTTCTAAAACAGATGACAATACATGGAAAATTTCCAATGGAACAAATCTGGATAAGGTTACTTATTTTGTGAATGATACGTATGATACGGAAGGCGAAGTAAAGAGCAAGGTTTTTTCTCCGTCAGGAACCAATATAAATGCAGGAAAGACTTTTATGCTTAATCTGCATGGCTTTGTAGGGTATTTTAATACCTTAAAGGAAGTACCCTACCAATTATCCATTACAAGACCTGCAGATTTAATAGCGTCAACATCTTTAACTACTAAAAAGTTAGAAACATCAGTAGCTAACGTTGATGTCTTTACGGCTAACAGGTATTTTGATGTGATTGATAATCCAATTCTTTATGCGAAACCAAACACGGAGACCTTTGAGATAAATGGAATTACGGTAACATTAAGCGTGTATTCGCCAACCGGAATTTATTCGGCTTTGAGTTTAAAAGACCGAATGGAAAAAATGATGGGTGCTCAGAAGACTTTTTTAGGTGATATTGATGGCACCAAAATATATAATATTCTATTATACTTATCTACTATGGAAGCAGATGATGCTTCTGGTTTTGGAGCTTTAGAGCATCATACTTCTACTGTAGTTGTATTGCCTGAGGCAATGCCAAAGGAAAGGTTGGAGCAGGCTATGGTAGATGTAGTTTCTCATGAATTTTTTCATATTGTTACTCCGTTGAGTGTACACTCTAAAGAAGTTCAGTATTTTGATTTTAACGATCCTAAAATGTCTCAACATTTATGGATGTATGAAGGAACAACGGAATATTTCGCTAATCTTTTTCAAATTCAGCAAGGTCTTATTGATGAAGCTGAGTTTTATCAACGGATGATGGATAAGGTCAATAATGCAAAATTATATGACGATGCAATGTCCTTCACTGAGATGAGCAAAAATATATTAGAAGAGCCTTATAAAAAGAACTATGCCAATGTATATGAAAAAGGAGCTCTTATTAATATGGTATTGGATATTCAGTTACGTGAGTTGAGTAATGGCGAAAAAGGAGTGCTTTGGTTAATGAAGGAACTAACAAAAAAGTACGGGAACAATACTCCTTTTGAAGATGATAAGTTGATTGATGAAATTGTATCCATGACTTATCCTGAAATCCGCGGTTTTTTCGATACTTACGTTATTGGTAATACACCTATTAATTATAATGATTATTTGTCTAAAGTAGGCTTGAAAGCTGATTTAGTAGAGCAGGAAACAGGTTATTTCTTAAACGGTGAAGATCCTTTTATTGATGTTGACCAAGGTGATGAAACCATTGTTTTTGTGCGAAAAGGAATAGAGCTTAATAGCTTTTTTAAAGATTTGGGAGCCGTAGGTGGTGATGTTATCAAAAGCATTAATGATGAGCCTGTAACCTTAGAATCTATACGTCCTATTATTGGTAAGAGTTTTGGCTGGTCTCCGGATACTGAGATTAAAATGACAGTTAAACGAGGTGATGAAGAGATTGAACTAGAAGGAAAAGTAGGTAGTCCAACTTTAAATGTTGAAACTATCACCTCTGTTGAAAATGCTAGTGCTGAAGCAATAAAATTGCGAGAAGTCTGGATGAAAGGGTAG
- the tsf gene encoding translation elongation factor Ts has translation MAKITAAEVNKLRKATGAGMMDCKNALVEAEGDFDKAIEGLRKKGQKVAAKRADRDSSEGAAVSKLNADQTVGVAIVLGCETDFVGKNENFLALANQIADIALNCDSKEALLEADFGGMTVAEKLIEQTGVIGEKLEITAFEKLEAPYVGTYVHINKIAALVGLSSKVDSAEILAKDVSMQVASMGATTLSYKDFDPAFVAAETEARIAVIEKDNEELGRLGKTLKNVPKYISMAQLTDEVMAQAEEDAKAQLKAEGKPEQIWDKIVPGKIERFVSDNTTLDQEQCLLDQNFIKDEKINVAKYVASYGDVSVTGFKRATVG, from the coding sequence ATGGCAAAAATTACAGCCGCAGAAGTAAATAAATTAAGAAAAGCTACAGGCGCAGGAATGATGGACTGCAAAAATGCCTTAGTTGAAGCTGAAGGAGATTTTGACAAAGCAATTGAAGGTCTTCGTAAAAAAGGACAGAAAGTAGCTGCAAAAAGAGCCGACAGAGATTCATCTGAAGGTGCTGCAGTTTCTAAATTGAATGCTGACCAAACAGTTGGTGTTGCAATCGTATTAGGTTGTGAAACTGATTTTGTTGGAAAAAACGAAAACTTTTTAGCACTAGCGAATCAAATTGCTGATATAGCTTTAAACTGTGATTCTAAAGAAGCTCTTTTAGAAGCGGATTTTGGAGGAATGACTGTTGCTGAAAAATTAATTGAGCAAACAGGAGTTATTGGTGAGAAATTAGAAATCACCGCTTTTGAAAAACTAGAAGCTCCTTATGTTGGGACTTATGTTCACATTAACAAAATTGCTGCTTTAGTTGGTCTATCATCTAAAGTAGATTCTGCTGAAATTCTTGCAAAAGATGTTTCTATGCAAGTAGCTTCAATGGGTGCAACAACTTTGTCTTACAAAGATTTTGATCCTGCCTTCGTTGCTGCTGAAACAGAAGCTAGAATTGCTGTTATTGAAAAAGACAACGAAGAACTTGGTCGTTTAGGAAAAACGCTTAAAAACGTTCCTAAATATATTTCAATGGCTCAATTAACTGATGAAGTTATGGCTCAAGCTGAAGAAGATGCGAAAGCACAATTGAAAGCTGAAGGCAAGCCAGAGCAAATCTGGGATAAAATTGTTCCCGGTAAAATAGAAAGATTTGTTTCTGATAACACTACTTTAGATCAAGAACAATGTTTATTGGACCAAAATTTCATCAAAGATGAGAAAATCAACGTTGCAAAATACGTTGCTTCTTACGGAGATGTTTCTGTTACAGGCTTTAAGCGTGCGACAGTAGGATAA
- a CDS encoding T9SS type A sorting domain-containing protein, whose amino-acid sequence MKILASLFIILFFVCNSQAQDGTERSIGHNTTVSLEKKVKVFPNPASNVVNLLGLKNTSKADISIMDIYGNTVLSHSWEIRRNAISIPVSSLDSGAYIITIHSNEQKVHTKFYKQ is encoded by the coding sequence ATGAAAATATTAGCATCACTTTTTATCATTCTTTTTTTCGTCTGTAACAGCCAAGCACAGGATGGCACAGAACGTAGTATTGGTCACAACACAACTGTGTCTTTAGAGAAAAAAGTAAAGGTCTTTCCAAACCCTGCAAGTAATGTAGTAAATCTTCTAGGCCTAAAAAATACATCTAAAGCAGATATATCTATAATGGATATTTACGGTAACACTGTACTTTCCCATTCTTGGGAGATTCGTAGAAACGCAATTAGCATTCCTGTATCTTCACTTGATTCTGGAGCATACATTATTACCATACATTCTAATGAACAAAAAGTTCATACCAAATTTTACAAACAATAA